Genomic segment of Rana temporaria chromosome 12, aRanTem1.1, whole genome shotgun sequence:
tcaggttggtggctggtctgggtgtccttggcgtgggttctcgacgcttggcaggcccaagcaggtcctccaccacggtataccgttcaaccagctcgatcagctggtcagcattagtagggtttccatggcttacccagcgctgtaggtcatcttgtagggaccgtaggtaccggtccattaccactcgttccaccatttgtggacctgacaacttttctggctgcagccattttttaactaactgaattagttcatgcatctgggacctgggtggttggtccgatttgtaccgccagcgatgcaccctctgagcccggacagctgtggtcactcccaggcgggccaggatttcagcttttagacgttcatagtctttgatgtgctcagctgggaggtcaaaataggccttttgcgggtcacaagtgagaaaaggcgatataatgccggcccattggtcccggggccacgcttctctctctgctatcctttcaaaggtggtaagaaaggcttccacgtcatcgctgggtgttagtttctgcaaaaaatggctggctctaacagacactgggttgctaacggcaacgaccgcttgcgcttgtccctgagccagttgctgtacggcctcctgcaaggcagccacctgtgcttgagtggactcctgctgggccgtaaactgggcggatagcagccgtgtattttcctgctgcgcagctatagcctgtgccagggcctgctgctgttgagccatcgcttcctcatggcgacggtttgaCTCTGCTGACGCTTGCTGCTGGGCCACAatggcttgctgctgggtcacagtggcttgctgctgggtcacagtggcttgtgccaaagccttaacgacctcctccatgcctttgtctgctgtttgtaacgcctgggctgacttcacccaagacatgccataggtacactgtctctttaaatgtcagttttaaacggtttttgcgcctgcaaatgcactttgcccgcattcgacaccaattgtaaactttgggggttcttaagctccgcgagacaagtgcgtaaaaccgtgtcagtaaagcaaagggtctttattggtgaccaaacaaaacaaaataaagcttttcttcagcatccaaaacgtcacaacaaaagtcctgcttgtttccagcataaattaggaaaaagtctttcttcagaaaaacaaccaaaagaaaggcacatacgtttttagtaagaagtcctccagaccttccctgcagacacagcttcacttctaAACTACTCAGAaatcctctctgagcagctagcagacttccatcttgtcctcacaggtgcactctcccaactcactcattccctccagcatcacttcctgctttaatgggtggttgtctgtgagattttaaccccttgtgcgctggcttccagggtttaggagtggaggctccatcccacccaaataacactttggagcctccaaaattccaggccccaaactactttattaagatagagaagactgcgagccagtcctctctgaattagcgcctgcctggaacttttcacccacttttgggtgaccccctgaaccttctacctctatttaaatggaccatagtccaaacagtggtgccgtatagcacccgtccaggacccacccctggtgtcctgtacaatatatatatatctcatgttCTGCTTTATCTGCCTTTATTTCTGATCAAAATCCAATAAGACAGTTTAAAAAACAAGCAGCCTGCAAATTGATGGACAGTGAAACTGAATTGTACTTATTAATCAGACATTAGATGGACACTGGTGAATTTTACTAGGTTTGCTCTGGTGGTGGGTGGCGCTTGCATGCAAAGCGGTGTTTACTATGCATATTCTTGCAATACAGTGTTCTTATAGTTTGGATTTTTGTTTCCCCATTTCTCAAGGATTATGCCTGTCATGGAGGGAGTTGTTGCTGATGGCCCATTCAATATAGAAGACACTCAGGTTCCCGTTTTAAAGGAGAGCAAAATGGTGGTGCATGAGGTACTATGTGAAGGAAATAGTGCTGTAACTCCTGTGGAAGAAAACTATGCAGCACATGTGAGTGAGGAACACATGCCGGATATAGTACAAAGACAGCCTGTAAAGAATGCTTCTCCCAGTGAATGGGAAGAGAATATGGATGTAACCAAGAATGATGGAGACCCTGTAGAATGCAATGGCCAGATAAACACATTTGCAGAAGACACAAATAATAGTTTGATACAGTGCAAGGGGCAATTACAAGAAATCTGTGGCGTAGAAGTAGCTTCTCATGTGGATTTGGTCACAGAGGTCTCCTGGTACACAGAGGAGGCTGGGTTgacctctgtatatactgtgcagTCATTAGTCATTCCTCCAGATGGGCAACATGCACAAATGACTATGGCAAATGCAGTAGCAACATTTTCCCCACCATTGCTCCTTAGCCCCCTGGCAGATACACAAGGTGATTTGGGGCCTGAATgcccatgtgaagcccacaatccATCAGTATTGCAAGATTCTCTTCCTGGCACACAGGTTTCGAACAATGATGGTGCCCACTGTAGTGAATTACTGGTAGAGCAGATGTCGGTGTTGGAAGTTGGCGAACAACTTCAAGGAATTGCAGAGCCCTCTGCTGGAAATCTTTGTGGGGTTCATTTACTGGATGCCTTTTTACAGCTGCCAGCTGGGGAGAGGAGACCTGAAGAAATGGTAAATGTACAGCTGGGCTCCATAAGACTGCATGAACAGCTGCTATCTGTTGACCAGAATGACCCTTTAATAAATGCTTCCGCTAGCTTGCCCACACCAGTGGATAGAGCTTTATGTCAGGAACATCTAAATGTAATCCCTTTGTATGAAGGTCCAGCAGACACTTTAGTAGTAAACCCCCCTAGCTCCACACTTCTGACAAAAAATTCTGACAGAGAAGACCAGTTGGTCCATGGTTTAGTAGACACGTCAGGTACCATTCCTTCTGGGAATGAGGCCAGTGCCCCAGAGCAAACGCTAGATGTGATAACATTGAGTCACCACCCTGCAGACGTGGTGCACAACACTACACCTTTAGACAAAGCCAGTGCACCACAGAATAATCGGCTAAATGTAATGCCCTTGCACCAAGGATCTGCAGTAACGCACAGCTCTAGACCATCGGTTAACGAGGCCAGCACTCCAGAGCAGAGTGAGCTACAATCTACTACAGACTTTTGTAGAGGTAAACGAAAGCATAGCTGCTCAAGTCCcccacctgccaagagacggtccTACCAATGCAAACCATTGTCACTGCCTGCGTGGGCTTTTCACCAGCTTCCTAATTCTGGTCTTGAGCATGTTGCAAATGATCTCCCCAACAAGAAGAAAAGCAAGAAGAAATTTGTGACAAATGAGGACACTGTTGATTCCCTCAACCATTACTTTAACCCCAAACTCATCCAGTACAATGCTTCATCTGAGTCAGACTGGGATTCAGGACTTCTGTCTCAGCAACAGTGTAAGCACCAACAAGGTGCACAACTTGGAGACTTGCGTACAGCCCAGGTCAATCTGGATGAGAGCTGGTATGGGAGAGAGCTTGGCTCTGTGCTGGCCCAGGACCAGAGCTTGGGCTCTCATTCTACCACACAGACTGTCACGTTGGCACAATACATCTTATGACCTTTATCTTAGTGGGGTGGCATCTAAGGAATAAATTGACAAAGAACTTCTACTTTTTAATGACAAAAGTTTACTGCTGATAAAGGAAAGTGTCGTTTTCTTTATCGGAGGACACTGGTTGGTTGAATCCCTCACCTAGCTACTATCTCGGCAAGGTTTTCTTGACCTCAGCTCTCCatgatttaaaattaaaaatttcaggAGAAGGCTCCTCTCATAATGGCCATAGTGAGAGGTTGTCGGTGCTTGGACTTGGCTGCAGAGATCTCACCACTGATGTTCCTGACCTATAcaagttcttaaaaaaaaaaaaacatatatcagaTTtggcctttctcttttttttttttttttaattgcttcagTCTCTGAACCTTAAATCGATCCCGCCCCCCATCCTTGTGTATTTGCCTTGCTTACGTTAAGTCCATTATTGTGTATTTTTCTAGCTcggtctctctccctccctccctctttccgGGATAGATATGCCGGTGAGCCCTCTGCTTTTACCCATAGCTATTAACTGCATCTTAATGACTCCTAATGGCTCGGAGAAGTTGTAGCTGGAGTTTAAATGTCTGCTTTTAAAGCCTGCGAAGAGCAAGatgattgtaaaaaataaataaaaatctcttcCCCAGAGAGCAGGATGGGAAGAATAGGATCACTGAGTACAGCTCCATCACACCTAGCGATGCAGCAACCAAATATAAAAACATCTACACTAATATAAATGTTAGTAATTTGTCACTCAATAATGGAATGGCATTTCAGAGTGCTTTAGAAAGCTGAAATTGCAATCTAGGGGTTTTACTATGGAAGGTCATGCCTGGTGATGACCTTCCTTGTGCCTCCCCTTTGCCCTATTGATGTGATGGGCAGCCTCCTTATCCAATGGCTGAGTTTAGAACCAATAATGCAGAGGAggttgtgtggtgtgtgtgttttttttttttttttttttgcattattacatCACAATTTGGTGCTCCTGGAGCTTTTTAGTGAAAAAGCTTGAGCTGAACCTAGGCTCCTGGAAATGGCAGCTGTCCCTCCGTGTGAAGTACCGTTTTGCAGCCGATTATTCGTTTTATTGCCAGAGTAGGTATATTTTTATAGTATAGACTGTTTTTGACGAACATAGATTTATTTAACTACCTGGTCCTTCCCATCCTCCAAAAGGTTACATAAATGACCTCCCAGATGCCGTGCATTTATGTGTGCACTATAGTATTGATTTTCATAAGGGCTGTCTCCTAACACCAGagttgccaactgtcagtaaattaCCGGCTAGTTTGTGAAATCCGTTTTTTACATCTGTGTGAATGTTTAATATGAACTTTCAAACTGCAGGTCCGTAATGGGCATTCACTGACAGATGTACAAatcatggattttacaaactgactGTGAATTTgctgacagttggcaaccctgcctaACACTGGTCTTCAGTTTGCTGTTTTTTATAACGAGAAACTCCGTAGTACTTGCTGACAACGTAAGCTAATGTGTAGCTAGAGACACTGACCTCTGGCTATAGACACCTTGGTGTCTTGCTACTGTTGTGCCTTTTTTAGTTTTCTTGACTTGGGAGAAAAAGCAGTGCAAGCTCTATTGCACTTTTTCTTTGCAGTTGaccttttacttatattttttttttttttttttttttaagactccaAGACAAGAGCAGATTTCTCAGTTTTGAACAAAAACGGGGAGTTGATTTTGCACCCAAATAGTTATGACTCGGTGTTGGCCTAAGCGAAATCTCCATGTGGTTTTAAGAAGGGGTTCTAGGTTCAATgcgaaaactggagagtgcataatCTGGTGCACCTTTGCATATAAAGCAGTCGGCTTCCAggttgttgtgtgttttttttttttttgtcaaagcttaattaaacaagctgaagccagaagctgatttggctaccatgcagagctgcgccagattttgcactcttcggttttagtaaatcaacatcaCTGTGTGTCACACCCTTTAGTGAATCATCCGAAAAATCTGGAGTCATTTTAAAAGACCTTTCATCATTACTGTTTCCTGTAGTTTAGTCTTCAGACTTCAGCTGGTGATTTCTCTTGATTTAGAGTGGAGTATCGTGGCATGAGCAGCAGGAGACGTGAGTATTTAATTAATTTTACAGGTAcggctttgattaaaaaaaataataaaataggttTAATGATAAACTCGCTTTAACATAATATACGGTACATAAAAGTCAAGGGAAAGTGTGACCCCTTaaggtattaaaccccaaaaacaGAAATATATATTGTAGCTAaccaatttttatattttgcttaTTTTATATAATGCACCTTATCAATCCtgaaatgtgatggctgcatttgattttcCGTTTACCAGCTTGTGACTTGTCTCCTGTCCTATTGTGTTTCAACTCTGGATCGGAGTAATGGAGGCACCTTTGGACGGCAGCATTTCGTTATCTCGTTTTTGCTAGGAGACCACCCTGGATCAGTCGCTGGTTGTGGGTGGGTGGGTGGTTGTGTGGGCAAGTAGAAAAGGATTCCTCCAGCAAATTGTGCCCAGTATTAGATCATGgcaataaaacattttggggtTTGGGTTGTTGCCTTATGGTTGTTTCCACGTGTAGACTTGGGAAAAGTAGGAAAAACGGAGCGCCCGGTGTCCAGAAAAATGCGAATTGGAAAGTAAGGCAAAAGCTGTTTGTTAAAAGTAGTGACAAGAACATTGGGCCAACGACCTTCAAGGTAAaggaccccctccccctttcttcagagctttTGCTGCATGCTATTAAATGGAGGGGGGAGAAAGATAAAGATTCCTAAGCCGGATATATATATTTGCGTggtatcagtgagaagaataactTCTGTGCTGGCAGGTGCAGCAACTGCAACCACAGCTGTCAGCCTGCTCTGATACCATGCAAATCCAGTTGTGTCGTACCGTCCCTCCCCCACATCCAAAAAACGCATTGACTCAATGTACTTGTctctacttttaataaacacttttTAACCTCCCttccattttgcatttttttatttacttttgcaATTCTGTTAGGGGAGGGTAAGTGTTGGATGCACCAGCAGATTTTAGATGGATTTGACTGACCAAAAAAATCTGAACTCCAGCTAATGCTGCTacaattttattttacctttttggaGTAAAGGTTTTTACCCAAATTATTAAagttgaccattgtaagcacccctgtctgtGTTAAATTGGTTGCCTCAACCCGCTAACAGACTAAGCTGTCCAACaaaagtgtcagaggaagttaaaaaataaaatgtactggCAGGAccaacaggtgaaaataaaaatgtactggCAGGAccaacaggtgaaaataaaagaaaactaatCTAAATGCCACTTTTATATAATTGGTAAGCTacaacaacatttttgttttttggtttaataGCGCTTGGAAGGTTGGAACGCCtggggagactttttttttttttttttttggtgcacagGCTTTAACCCAATATATATTATTAGTAGGGACTCGTTTCCAAAACTTTTGTACAGCTCCATGCGAAAATGTTAGAATTGAAAGGGATTGGATGCTGTGGGCTTTCTGAGGAGCGACTTGTAGCCTTTGGTAAAACCTATGCATGTATCTGGTCCATCATCAATATTGAGACTAAACTGACAGGATGAATCCTCACTCTTGCCCGAGTTGTGCTATACACAGGTTTGGCTTATCCCTCATTAGAAACAGCTTGAATTGGTTTAATTTATTTTCTAGTATTTCCCAGTATTAGTTTTCTACCTCCAAACTGTGAAGttgtaaaataaattaattttttattgtgataaaataaaagtttatttttatactTGTGGTATTTGTTTTTATGAGGCCAGGACTGTGTACGTATGTAAAGTTtttttatagtgtgtgtgtgtgtgtgtgtgtgtgtgtgtgtgcgtgtgctttaaagtggctgtaaacccataAAAATAAACTAAcgcctgcaagacaaagacataatgagctagtatgcatacatACTCCCGGGGgtaacttctgggtatcgcggctccggggcTGTGATTTTTCTGGAACTGCGGTAACGGAACACATACGcgccattgcgcatgcgccggtgacatcggcacatgcagggttTAGGTttagatatccagggtagctacagttaTCGTATTTAACGCggtcccgcgtataccgcgcacccctaaagttgccccgaatcctgtgaaaaagttttttatttgtactttagttttggtgtcttgcgcggcggcctcgtcgggtccggcgtccgtctgcggcttcgggtgtcctcttcgtcgggtccggcgtccttctgcggcatcctcctcgctcgtttcccacgccgagtttgaatactgcgccgacatataccgagcgcagtacactcgtgtatcgtcgggcaggctcggcaactctcgcgctgacgtcctgtacgctcagtgtactgcgctcggtatatgccggcgcagtattcaaactcgtggcgggaaaatgggtatcggcgtataccgcacacccacgattttgccctgattttcagggcaaaatagtgcgcggtatacgccgataaatacggtaagtcttctaggcttacctgtagtaaaaaatgtgtaagggtttacaaccactttaagggcttaTGCAGATGGAAGTTGTTTCACTGTGatattagg
This window contains:
- the DBF4B gene encoding protein DBF4 homolog B isoform X1, whose product is MCKQNISHFHAVALSPKEKHAMLDRPKSITFKEKLFYLDLPHNKSTQFLTKAICRLGGVIEGFLSRDVNYVVTGSRKALDNVNGSSVTSRRGGHCKRQAAENVEPALCRGKQLLKKAIQNQERSNVLANAHSWGVCILQVDEVLEHFTHSASKTAVEKGGAKGVKTVKVAKLKSPFLKIEDQSRKYRPLQCCFSSFPEISFISSGRSPFETAHTNNSTPKEKDAGDQDDGERSPRPHTREKSGFCECCRVAYTKLSEHLISEQHSQFSLDNSNYKVIDDIASNMMCDLMEYPCGIMPVMEGVVADGPFNIEDTQVPVLKESKMVVHEVLCEGNSAVTPVEENYAAHVSEEHMPDIVQRQPVKNASPSEWEENMDVTKNDGDPVECNGQINTFAEDTNNSLIQCKGQLQEICGVEVASHVDLVTEVSWYTEEAGLTSVYTVQSLVIPPDGQHAQMTMANAVATFSPPLLLSPLADTQGDLGPECPCEAHNPSVLQDSLPGTQVSNNDGAHCSELLVEQMSVLEVGEQLQGIAEPSAGNLCGVHLLDAFLQLPAGERRPEEMVNVQLGSIRLHEQLLSVDQNDPLINASASLPTPVDRALCQEHLNVIPLYEGPADTLVVNPPSSTLLTKNSDREDQLVHGLVDTSGTIPSGNEASAPEQTLDVITLSHHPADVVHNTTPLDKASAPQNNRLNVMPLHQGSAVTHSSRPSVNEASTPEQSELQSTTDFCRGKRKHSCSSPPPAKRRSYQCKPLSLPAWAFHQLPNSGLEHVANDLPNKKKSKKKFVTNEDTVDSLNHYFNPKLIQYNASSESDWDSGLLSQQQCKHQQGAQLGDLRTAQVNLDESWYGRELGSVLAQDQSLGSHSTTQTVTLAQYIL
- the DBF4B gene encoding protein DBF4 homolog B isoform X2 — encoded protein: MAAPSPMPAVALSPKEKHAMLDRPKSITFKEKLFYLDLPHNKSTQFLTKAICRLGGVIEGFLSRDVNYVVTGSRKALDNVNGSSVTSRRGGHCKRQAAENVEPALCRGKQLLKKAIQNQERSNVLANAHSWGVCILQVDEVLEHFTHSASKTAVEKGGAKGVKTVKVAKLKSPFLKIEDQSRKYRPLQCCFSSFPEISFISSGRSPFETAHTNNSTPKEKDAGDQDDGERSPRPHTREKSGFCECCRVAYTKLSEHLISEQHSQFSLDNSNYKVIDDIASNMMCDLMEYPCGIMPVMEGVVADGPFNIEDTQVPVLKESKMVVHEVLCEGNSAVTPVEENYAAHVSEEHMPDIVQRQPVKNASPSEWEENMDVTKNDGDPVECNGQINTFAEDTNNSLIQCKGQLQEICGVEVASHVDLVTEVSWYTEEAGLTSVYTVQSLVIPPDGQHAQMTMANAVATFSPPLLLSPLADTQGDLGPECPCEAHNPSVLQDSLPGTQVSNNDGAHCSELLVEQMSVLEVGEQLQGIAEPSAGNLCGVHLLDAFLQLPAGERRPEEMVNVQLGSIRLHEQLLSVDQNDPLINASASLPTPVDRALCQEHLNVIPLYEGPADTLVVNPPSSTLLTKNSDREDQLVHGLVDTSGTIPSGNEASAPEQTLDVITLSHHPADVVHNTTPLDKASAPQNNRLNVMPLHQGSAVTHSSRPSVNEASTPEQSELQSTTDFCRGKRKHSCSSPPPAKRRSYQCKPLSLPAWAFHQLPNSGLEHVANDLPNKKKSKKKFVTNEDTVDSLNHYFNPKLIQYNASSESDWDSGLLSQQQCKHQQGAQLGDLRTAQVNLDESWYGRELGSVLAQDQSLGSHSTTQTVTLAQYIL